One Oncorhynchus masou masou isolate Uvic2021 unplaced genomic scaffold, UVic_Omas_1.1 unplaced_scaffold_14454, whole genome shotgun sequence genomic window, ACAGTAATTGACTAATACATATTACACATTTGATATTACAGTAATTGACTAATACATATTACACATTAGATATTACAGTAATTGACTAATACATATTACACATTAGATATTACAGTAATTGACTAATACATATTACACATTAGATATTACAGTAATTGACTAATACATATTACACATTTGTGAGACACTGTAGGAAATCATAGTACAATATATTATCAGTATCAGCTGAGATACATTACATCATCTATGCACGTATGAAAACAGTAAGTACAGTTAAAATACCGATGATGAGGTCAGCAAAGGCCAGACTGAGGAGATAGTAGTTATTCACCGTCTTCAGCTGCTTGTTCAcctggaagagagaagagaaacgtTTCATTAAAGTGTCACTCCACAGTAAAACATCAATTAACAAGACGTATGATGTCGAACGCTGTTAAAAAAAACAAtggtgtggaccatttcagtaaGAGATTTGAGGCACGGACACGCCCGCTTGCAATAATTACGGCCTGCGATACACGTGCCATCAAGCTCCCTCGCGCTACAGAGACAGGAGATAGAATGGCTTCAGGGCGTGAGCCTGGCTCGGACAAGCCTTCTTAAACAGTTACAGAAAGTCATAACACAATGTAACGTCTCGGCCTACAATCTACCTTGAAGGAGATGAGCACCAGGATGTTTCCTACGACGgtgaccagagacagagacccggTGAGGAACACGATCAGGATGACCTGCCAGATGGTGTGACCTCCCAGAGGGTCATAGGTCACCGTGGGGTCAAGGAGGGAGGCGTTGGACAGGCTGGTCGAAGAAGAACAAGATGATTACATTGTAACACTGAAACTGAAATGTATTTCCTTCATCAAAACCCTCATCCAAACAAACAGACGGAGAGGTTGTAGGAATGGCTCAGCCACAGTGCAACACCCC contains:
- the LOC135530870 gene encoding muscarinic acetylcholine receptor M3-like yields the protein MTLNLNSSSSSPSVDPSMYLNNSSPGLRVYADNAILGLGLVLDNDSITRDLTNLTSLSNASLLDPTVTYDPLGGHTIWQVILIVFLTGSLSLVTVVGNILVLISFKVNKQLKTVNNYYLLSLAFADLIIGILTVLTVFIRA